The Thermoanaerobaculia bacterium sequence AAGCTCGGCGAGCGCCGCGTCCCGGTCGGCGACCGTGACGTGGAGGTCGCGCCCGAAGAGGCCGGCGCGCAGGACACCCGGTGCGCCGTCGAGCGCCGCCAGGGCGCCGATCGCGCCGCTGGGATCGGTGGTCTGGAGCTCGAGGAGCTGTTCGTTCGCGGCGGCGCGCAGCCCCGCCGGGGTGTCGAGGGCGATCAGCTTCCCGCGGTTCATCAGCGCGAGGCGGTGGCAGGACTCGGCCTCTTCCATGTAGTGGGTGGTGACGAAGACCGTCGTGCCGCCGCCCGCGAGCTCGTAGATGAGATCCCAGAAGCGCCGGCGCGAGATCGGGTCGACGCCCGAGGTCGGCTCGTCGAGGAAGAGGATCGGCGGCTCGTGGAGGACGGCGCAGCCCAGGGCCAGACGCTGTTTCCAGCCGAGCGCCAGTTCGCCGGCGAGGCGGCCGCGCTGGTCGGCCAGGCCGGCCATCTCGACGACCCAGGCCCGGCGCGCCGCGAGGCGGGCACCGCCGACGCCGTAAAGGCCGGCGAAGAAGCCGATGTTCTCGTCCACCGTGAGGTCCCCGTAGAGCGAGAAGAGCTGCGACATGTAGCCGATCGAGCTCTTGATCCGGGTGCGCTCGGTCGCGATGTCGAAGCCGGCGACACGGCCGCTGCCGGAGCTCGGAGCGAGAAGCCCGTTGAGCATCTTGATCGTCGTCGTCTTGCCGGCGCCGTTGGGTCCGAGAAAGCCGAAGACCTCGCCCGGCGCGACGGCGAACGANNNNNNNNNNNNNNNNNNNNNNNNNNNNNNNNNNNNNNNNNNNNNNNNNNNNNNNNNNNNNNNNNNNNNNNNNNNNNNNNNNNNNNNNNNNNNNNNNNNNCGCGGTTCGTGGATCAAGGCGCAGGAGAGACCGAGCTTCTGTTTCATGCCGCCGGAGAGCTTGCCGGCCAGCCGGTCGCGGAACGGTCCGAGGTTCGAGAAGGCGAACAGGCGCTCGCGCCGCGCCGCGCGCTCCGAGCGCGGCACCCTGAAGAGATCGGCATAGAAGTCGAGATTCTCGTCGACCGTGAGGTCGGTGTAGAGCCCGAAGCGCTGGGACATGTAGGCGAGCCGGGGCTTCACGGCCTCCGGGTCGGCGACCACCGAGATGCCGTCGAGGATCGCGTCGCCGGCGCTCGGCCTGAGGACGCCGGCGAGCATGCGCAGGGTGGTCGTCTTGCCGGCGCCGTCGGGGCCGACGAGCCCGAAGAGCTCGCCGGGCCGCACGTCGAAGTCGAGACCGGCGACGGCGACGCGCGCCGCCTTCCCGCCCGGCGCCGCGAAGCTTCGCGCGAGACCGCGGACCGAGATCGCCGCTGCGGCGACGCCGGCGTCGGCGCTCAGGGCTGCGGTCGTTCCGCGCTGCATCAGCGGCTCTCCACCAGCCTGACGTCGGCGGGCAGGCCGGGCTTGAGCTCCTCCTCCGCGTCGCCGGTGACCCGGACCTTGACCGCGTAGACGAGCTTCACGCGCTCCTCGGTGGTCTGGACGTTCTTGGGCGTGAACTCGGCGGAGCTCGCGATGAAGGAGACCTCGCCGTCGTAGCGCCTGCCGGGGAAGGTATCGGACGTGATCTCGGCGCGCTGGCCGATGGCGACTCGTCCGAGGCGGTTCTCGGGGACGAAGATGCGCACCCAGCGGTCGCCCGGATCGAGCAGTGTCACGACGGCCGCGCCGGCGCCGACGATCTCGCCCGGCTCGCGGTGGCGCAGCGTCACGATGCCGGCAAACGGGGCGGTGATGCGGCTGTTGGCGAGCGTCGCGTCGAACGTCGCGACGGCGGCTTCGGCCTGGGCGAGTTGGGCGCGTGCTGCGGCGATGCGCTCCGGGCGCGGTCCCTGCTCGAGGAGCGCCAGTTGCTCGGTGGCCTGGTCGCGTTGGCGCCGCGCGAGCTCGACGGCGAGTGTCGCCTTGTCGAGCATCTCGCGCGACACGGCGCGCCCTTCGAGGAGCGTGCGAACGCGCGCTTCGTCGCGCTCGGCATCGGCCACGCGGTCGTTCGCGGCAGCGAGCGCCGAGCGCCCCTGGGCGATCTCTTCGCGGCGCGAACCGGCGAGGAGCTCCCCCAACTGGGCGCGCATCGCTTGAGACTGCGCCAGCGCCTGCGCCCGCCGGGCGTCGAGCTCGCTGGTGTCGAGGCGCGCGAGCTCGGCGCCGGCCGCGACGCGATCCCCCTCGCGCGGCGCGACCTGGGCGATCCGCCCAGGGGACTGGAATCCGAGCTGGGCGTCGGTGGCCTCGACCGTGCCGGAGGCGACCAGGCCGTTGTCCTCGGGCGGCGGCGCGAGGACGAAATGCCAGAGGGCGAAGCCACCCAGGCCGAGCACGAGAACGATGGGCACGATGCGCTTCGGATTCATGGCGCGATCTCCAGGGTGCGACGGAACCAGTCGGGGGAGAGCTCTCCGGCGAGGCGCGCGAGCTCGACGTGCGAGAGCAGGACGGCGGTACGGGCTTCGGTGGCGCTGGCGCGGGTCGCGGCGAGCTCGGCAAGTGCGGCGAGGTAGTCGACCTGGGTGCCGGAACCGACCTCGAGCAGGAGCCTCTGGACGCGCGCGACCTCCGCCAGCCGGTCGGCGGCGCGGCCGAGCGCGCTCGCGCGGGCGCCGGCGTCGGCGAGCGTTGCGAGGGCGCGGTCGACCGCTTCGTGCGCTTCGAGCTCGCTCTGGGCAAGGAGCGCCGTGGCGGTGTCGCGCTGCGCCGCGGCCCTGGCGACGCGCCGGCCTGTCTGTCCGCCGTCCCAGAGCGGAACGACCAGCTGCACGCCGGCGTTCCAGTCCGTCACGTAGGAGCTCTCGGCCTCGCGGAACTCCTGCAGGGCGCCCACCAGGTCGAGCTTGGGAAAGTAAGCGCTGCGCGCCAGCCCCCGGGCCGCTTCCGCCGCGAGGATCTGCTGACGGGCCTGTTCGACCGCGGGGCCGGCGGCCACCGCGAGCGCCTGCAGCTCGCCCCGGGTCTCGGCCCGGGGAGCCGGCGTCTTCCAGGGTGCGAGCCGCCCGGACCGCGTCGCCTCGGGCGCGGCGGAAAGGAGCCGCGCGAGATCGCGTTCGGCGCTGTCGCGAGCGCTCGCAGCGCGCGTCCGCTCTGCCTCGGCGGCGGCGAGCGCAGCATCGGCGCGCAGCGTCTCGACCTCGGCGGCCTTGCCGACGGCGAAGAGCTGGCGCGCCCGGTCGAGCTCGAGGGTGAGCGCCTCTGTCCGCGCCTGCTGCGCGGCGAAGATCTCGCTGCGTGCGAGGGCCCCCGCATAGGCGGCCGCGACCCGCGCGGCGATCGCCTGCTCGGTGGCCGAGAGGGCGGCGCCGGCAGCAGCCTCCTGCGCCTCCGCCTGGCGGGTACGCTCGCGCCGCGCGCCCGAGTCGATCAGCGTGTAAGTGACATTCAGCGAGCCCTGCGCGAGGGTGTCGCCAAACGGCGGAATCTCGGCCGGATGGAACGAATGGATCGGGCTGGTGATCATCGGATCGTCGTAGCCCAGCGCCGAGGCGTTGAGCTTGAGGATCGGGCCGCGGCTTGCCGCAACTTCGCCGGTGGCCTCCGTCGCTTCGGCCACCCGCAATCGCGCCGCGGTGACCGCCGGATAGCGGCCGAGGGCGCGTTCGACCGCGGCGGAGAGGGTGAGCGGCGGCTCGGCCGAGGTCGCCGGCGCCGGGGCTGCCGGAGAGGCGTGGACGAGCGTCGGGGTGAGGAGAAGGGTCAGGAGCAACCTGGGCATGTTTCGGGGCCCGCGGGGCCTCCGGGCCCTTCGGATCCTCCGGGCGATCGGGATCATGGGTGTGCCTCCGTCCCGGGCATCCGGTCGCCGGCGGCGACGGGAGCGGCGGGCGTGGTCAGGGAACGAACGTAGTGTCGGACGAGGATCTCGGTCTCGGCGTCGGAAAGGGCGAGGTCGGGGAAGGCGCGCAGCTGGATG is a genomic window containing:
- a CDS encoding HlyD family efflux transporter periplasmic adaptor subunit; amino-acid sequence: MNPKRIVPIVLVLGLGGFALWHFVLAPPPEDNGLVASGTVEATDAQLGFQSPGRIAQVAPREGDRVAAGAELARLDTSELDARRAQALAQSQAMRAQLGELLAGSRREEIAQGRSALAAANDRVADAERDEARVRTLLEGRAVSREMLDKATLAVELARRQRDQATEQLALLEQGPRPERIAAARAQLAQAEAAVATFDATLANSRITAPFAGIVTLRHREPGEIVGAGAAVVTLLDPGDRWVRIFVPENRLGRVAIGQRAEITSDTFPGRRYDGEVSFIASSAEFTPKNVQTTEERVKLVYAVKVRVTGDAEEELKPGLPADVRLVESR
- a CDS encoding TolC family protein translates to MPRLLLTLLLTPTLVHASPAAPAPATSAEPPLTLSAAVERALGRYPAVTAARLRVAEATEATGEVAASRGPILKLNASALGYDDPMITSPIHSFHPAEIPPFGDTLAQGSLNVTYTLIDSGARRERTRQAEAQEAAAGAALSATEQAIAARVAAAYAGALARSEIFAAQQARTEALTLELDRARQLFAVGKAAEVETLRADAALAAAEAERTRAASARDSAERDLARLLSAAPEATRSGRLAPWKTPAPRAETRGELQALAVAAGPAVEQARQQILAAEAARGLARSAYFPKLDLVGALQEFREAESSYVTDWNAGVQLVVPLWDGGQTGRRVARAAAQRDTATALLAQSELEAHEAVDRALATLADAGARASALGRAADRLAEVARVQRLLLEVGSGTQVDYLAALAELAATRASATEARTAVLLSHVELARLAGELSPDWFRRTLEIAP